The stretch of DNA ttcttatttattttattcatatgtatataaatgataaaataaataaataaatataacagtagaaaataaaaattgcaaGTAACAACCTTTGATTCGATTTTTGCTCTCTGTGTTGCGAAATTAATTCTcagttttatttgatttttccaaTCGGGTTCTATTACAGTGTGTTCAATGGCTTCTTATAgccataataataaaagaaataaaggaacAAATCTCCTTCCGATTTGATTTGCCAATCTTTGATTCCTTTTCCACTTTTTGTGTTGCAGGTGAAGATTCGGCTACGGCAGGCTAGGTGGTTGCGGCGCAAATggttagaaaccctagggtttctgtcaTCCTTTTTTTGGgcccttcatttaattttttttgggccGTATGTAATTGAGCCACTAATTGGGCCTCATAGACTGGTTTGTAATCCAAACTTTAGTCCCGGGCAAAATCGAGCATTTACAAATGCATTATATGATACATCTACACATACATCTAAAACTTTCTGCAGACGATTAGCCaccattttttatataattttttatagcgCCATATACAGACTTATAAGTCAAAAATTCAACAAAGAATTTGGGTGGGCTACCTTCGATATGAGAATAATATGGGTTAGATTAAGAGCTTCTAACGACGTACCTCGGTTTAAAATGTTAAGGCAAAACATACCAACATCTTGGCCGATAATATGCCAAAATTTCTGATAGACTATTGCTGACAGACCATCAACCCTCGAAGCTTTAGTTACTCCTATTTTCTTCAACGCTGATCCAATTTCCTCCATTTTTTATTCTGCAGTTAATTATTGGTTCATACTTTCAGAAATGCATCGCTCAACTTCCATAAGAATATGGTTAGGGTCATTAACCCCTTGCGTTGAAAAGAGatcattaaaataatttctcactATGGATCGCATCTCTTAATTATCTGAGACAACCTCACCAGCATTATTCTACAAATCTATGAAAAAAAGGTCATATTTCTATCTCCTAGTTTCAGCTAATTCACTCTCACCTGCTTGTAACAACTTATTTTTAGTGGTACCGAAATGGTGGTTTCAGAACCCTATTTTTTGATGAACGAATCATTAAATATTAAGTATTCATATTTACGAGTATATTATAGcgttattttaaattttggtctGATGATTTGGTTGATTAAATGCTTAATTAGGGAAcaaggactaaataaaaaaattgtaaaactttACCGCTATtgagttttattagttaaaaagctTAAAAGTTGAATAAACAAGGGTTTATAAGGTAATTTGACCATAATGGAGCATTAGGTATGGTTAGTGCTTGTttctttgattatttttatgataaaattatattaaaaataaaataataaagcatgaaaacacatgttcatcttcttcattttctttcacACAATCGAAACCACCATTTTTAGAAGGGTTTAGGTTCAACCAAACTTCTCCTTTGTGCATGTAAGTCCAATTCAAGCCaagttttagtaaattttatgtttttaagattgttgtagcttaatctagctaacccagggaCTATTTTTGTAAAACTGTCAAAGATTTTAAAAGCTAACATTAATGATTCTTGGATGCTCTTAATAGTAAATGGTGGATTTGTAAGCTTAGAAATGTTtaaggattattttgtaaagtgattattgttaaattttgtatttaGAGACTAAAACGAAAAATGGATGAAGTTGTCATGAATTATTTTGCTAAATATGAGTAGTGGAGAGCAATAGAAGGGTGTATTTGGAAACGAATTATAAAACAcggcttaaatgtgaaagttataatagtttcgattttagggactaaattgaataaaatgtaaaattttagaaaaatactataaaataataaataaattatcacatgcaCTCCGGTCAAATAACATATACTTAACTTATAGGATTCTTTACGGAAGTAGAGGACACTAGGGCTGAACTAGACATGAACACTCAgattgaaatagtgttcaaatcaTTAACCAAGGAGTGTGCTAGTTTTAGCGCCACTTAAAACTTGGGGAACAAGGCGCCTTGACACAactcatgaaggaattacaatcctatgagtttaTGCTAAATGGTTGTAAGTCAATTCAAGAGAAACCTGAGGCAAACTTAACTGTAGACCCCTTATCCTCTAAAGGGAAGCCAAAAGGtaaggaaaagaagaaattgacTAAGTCTTCGGTTCCACCTTGTGTGGATAGGAAGAAGGCTAAGAAGTCAAAAGATcctaaaaatatcaaatgtttCTTTTGCAATAGGAAATGGAATTTCAAATCAAACTACAAGGAGTATTTGGATTACCTAATTGAAAAGGGAAAAGGTATAGAACTCGTTGTGGTTGaagcttgcttagtggaagaatcaattgacTACTGGATTATTAATTCTAGAGTcactaaccatgtgtgtgtttctttacaaGGGTTCGGCAAAATGAGAAGTCTGCGTAACAGGAGCTTCTCATTGTAAACTGGAGATGGGAGCTATGTTTCAGCCGAAATAGTGGGAGAAATTATTttgcattttgataattttaggaagattgtttTAAAGGAAATATTTTGTATACCtcattttaatagaaatttaatttctgtagcatgtttattttatgaaaacTATATCGTGACATTTAATAAAGAGATTGTTATTCAAAAAAAATCGTTCTTTaatctgtaatggatggatggaGAACAATCTCTACTTTATCGAACTAAATAATTACTCGATGTTTCAAactgaaatagtgaataaaaagtttaaaacttCACACTCTAATAAGGGGAACCTATGGCACcaaagacttggtcatattaaccaagaaagaatcactagactcgtgAAAGATAGTCCCTTAAGCATGCTTAAGGAAGTCAGTTTTCCATAATGTGAATattgcttggaaggtaaaatgactaagaggtcttttaatgCGAAAGGTATAAGGGCCAACCAACCTTTATAACTTGTGCACACTGATACATGTGGTCCCAAAAGCATCAGTGCCCAAGAAAGTTATGATTATTACGTGACTTTTATCGATGACTATTctcgatatggatatgtgtatctaatACACCACAAAAGcgaaatctttgataaatttcaagagtTTCGTGTAGAAGTGGAAAAAcaattaggtttatccataaagaatcttCGGTTTGACTGAGGTGGGGAATATTTGTCCGGCGAGTTCTTATGATGCCTCATAAAGAATGGGATTTTATCCCAGTTAACTGCGTCGGGCACTCCACATTAGAATGGTGTAGCTGAGAGAAAGAATAGAACCTTGCTTGACATGGTTCATTCAATGTTAAACTATTCACTACTCTCTACTTCCTTTTAGGGATATGCAATACAAATGACTTGCTATATTTTGAATGATATGTTAACCAAGTTAACTTGCAATACACCTTATGAACTATGGCATGGAAAGAAACCcactctaaatcactttagaatataAGGTTTTCCAGCACACGTTTTGGATAAGCATGTAAAGAAGTTGGATCACTGAcataattgtatatgtttgaaGGATATCCAAAAGGAATAAAGGGAGGATTATTCTACAATCTGAAAGACAATACGATTAAAGTTTCTACTCATGATACTTTCCTCGAGAAAAgctacatggataactttaaACTTCGAATTAAAGTGGTACTCGAGGAACTTTTGGGAGTTTTAAAACAATCACCAAGTTTAATTCtcgagaaagttgtagaaagaccTACAAATAATCAATAGAATAGGGGAATCCTTCGTAGTGGGAGAGTTTCTAAGAAACCGGGCTTCTTCATGtatgatggtagtatttataatacaaAAGTCAATCATGAgatgatgatccactcacttaTGAGGAAGCTATGCAGGACATTAATTCTAAGCTCTAAAAATAGGCCATGGATGCCAATATGGATTCTATGAAATTCAATACGATGTGGGAACTTATAGACTTATCGATTGggattaaacccatagggtgtaactggatctacaagaagaagagaaataagGAAGGGAAAGTGGAAACAAATAAAGCTAGACTTGTAGGGAAAGGTTATATACAGAAAGAAGGCATCGATTACAATGAGACCTTCTCTCTAGTAGCCATGCTCAAGTCTATCTGTATACTCTTATCCATTATCGCTGCTCTCGATTACGAGATCTGGCAAATGTATGTCAAGATAGCATTCTTGAATGGttatcttgatgagaccatttacatggctcaacccACTAACTATGTTGTCAAACAAAATGAGCAAAAAGTTTGCAAACTactaagatccatttatggatttaagtAGGTGTCTTGCTCATGGAATAACAGATTTGACCAAATGATTAAGACTTTTGGGTTTAAGCAAAACGCTGATAAAATTTGTGTTTATAACAGTATAAAGGATAAAATGTGTTCTTCCTCATTTTGTATGtcaatgatattctacttatcgaAAATGATATAAGAGAATTGTCATCGGTTAAATTATGGTTAGGTCAATAGTTTAGCATGAGGGACTTGGGTGAAGTTAGTTATAATCTTGGAATTTAAATTCTTAGGGAtcgaaagaataaaatgatagctCTATCATAAGCTTCATACATCGATAAGGTACTAGAACATTTTACAGTGACTGATGTGAAGCCAGGCGCTCAACCAACTGCATCAGGTTTTCATCTTTTTTCAGATGATTGTCTTAAGAAAGTAGAAGGAAGAGAGCATATGAGTAAAGTTTCATATGCTTCAGTAGTTGGAAGTCTTATGTATGCAATGCTTTGCACACGTTTAGATATCTATTTTGTAGTAGGAATGGTTAGTCGATATCAGGCAAATCCTGGTCTCAAGCATTGGCAAGctgtaaagcatatattaaggtataGTAGAGTTTCGTCTTGTTCAAATGTCAAGAAGATTTGGGACAAGCTTGAAGTCACCCATGAAGGCACTAGCCAAGTAAAGAAGCCTAAACTTGGAATCCTTACAGTAAACTATGAAACTTTCAAGTTGAAGCCCAAAAAGGATATCAATGAGATGTTTGATCGGTTTACAATCATCATAAATAGATTGAATTATTATGGAAAGACTTATCCAAATGAAGAGGTGGTAAGGAAAATGCTTCAAAGCTTACCTACATCATGGGAAGCCAAGGTGACCGTAATTGatgaagtaaaaaaattataaactttgACATTGGATGAGCTCATCGGTTCTTTACTTACACATGAGATGAGACTCAACAAAAGGGGTGAAGAAGAAAAAGTTATGAAGAAGAATGTTGGTATTGCtttaaaatccaccaaaaataaagATTGTGAATCAAGTGAAGAGGTAGATGAAGACAAAGAGATAGAGATGTTTGCTAAGAGATTCAAGAGGTTCATGAAGTCCAATAAAGGAAGAATATTTCAAAAGATGgaggaattgaagcttgaatctaCTAAGAAGAAAGATCCCATTATTTGCTAGGAGTGCAAGAAACTGAGACACATCAAGTATGATTGTCCTCAACATAAAAAAAAGGGTCTAGCAAACAAAAAACCTATGTTGCTGCTTAGAGTGATGAGGATTCATCCGATGATGAAGATTAAGAAGTAGCCAACTTATGCCTTATGACCATCAATGATCTTAAGGTAACTTCTAACTCATCTACTTTAAATGATTATTCTTGTGATGAATTGCAATATGCCTATGATGAGTTGGGTGTGGAATTTGAAGTCATGATGTCAAAACACAataaaaatgtttcaaaattgagaaatgaaaatgacttactttccAAAACCAATAATGAActtgaagagaaagtaaacaaaatGCAAGAAATTATTAAtgactttgaaaagaaaaatttagacTTGCATAATTTATTCTAAAAAGTTCATGAGAATCATCAAAAGCAACTTGAGTTGCTTAAGAGTGAAAAAGCTCACTCTAACAAAGTTTTTcaaaaaggagaaaattcaaaacaaaaatttgttaaaaatagctGTACTTTCTATAAACATAGAGGTCCCTCAAGATTTTACAAGGGAAAACTTGTTAAGAGTGTATGGGTCCCTAAAGGACTTAGTGCTACTTAAGACAAGGAAGCTCTTTCAAAATGGATACCTAAAGGGACTAGAATTTTGAAAACTAATGCTTATGGACCCAAAAGAAATTAGGTACCAAAAACTTAATTCTATGTTTGTAGGTAAGGTGCATTGTTTCAAGGTGAACAAATGCAAGTTCTATTTGATTGCACCTTAATGTTATTTGGTATGGTAGTtcatttgttctttatttttaatatctaTCTTTGGACTAACCACATtcgtttctttttaagttttacttgattattttttatataaaaaaagggagaaaagaaaggTAAATTTTATGGTTGATTAATTGCTTATATGCCAAGATTAGtgaccaaattttcaaagcaaaatgaATGTCAAATTTATGACAGCCACATCACAATCGACTAAGAGGAAAATCGCCCCAATTGGCTTGATATTGGTTCAAATCCAATTCATGAGATGGCAGTGATCTTTAGCTGGTCATGGCCATAAGATGCTATTTTTCTCGGATTCATTGGaaccttctttttattttaacagcGACACTCCCCAGGAAAGGGCTTTAAAAATAGTACTAGGAACCAAAAACCAGACGGAATAGTAGGTATAAAGTAAATTGCCCAATGTTTCCAAATTAGTCCAACTTCGTACCTTTACGGCATAAACCGTATATCTCAGAGAGGTCGTATTTCTTTGGGTTGGTAGTAATGGAATGGTTTCATTATCTAAAATGAAGAACATTTCCCACCAAAAGATCAGTCCAATAATACCACTCACTGGTAAATAGCGCAATACTTCTTCGTGAATCTCCGCTATTTGAATATGGAACATCATAACAACGAATAGGAATGAAACGGCTATAGCTCCTATATGAACTACTGGGAAGATCATAGCGGAGAAGTCGAGACCTAACAAAAGAAGTAAACTTGAAGTGTCGCGAAAGACTAGGATGGGAAACAAAACAGAATGTACCGGATTTTTAGCACGTGCAACCATCAAACCAGAGACCAAAGCAGGGCTCGACAAAATAGAAAGTATCATGGTACGTCGTCCTTCCCTGAAATGGAACTTTCATGCTGGAGCAAGAACTAGCATGAAAGTCGATCTATTACGACCAGCGCGGttgttcgtatttcattttctttttcccttaGAAAGCACTCACTTTGTTACTTACGGAATCTCAAATCTTTCTCGACGCCGAGAATTTTTTATGTGTCTAGGTCGATCAGAGGTTCGGCTTGCTTCTCCCCCTAGGGGagcaatctattcaaaaaaaaataccaaatattttgttatatcaaaaaggggAGATTTTTAAACTAAgccttatttgataatatgttttgatataacaaattaaagtgtttttgaataaaatttaagttgaacaaattgataaaatcaagttgaaatggtttcaattaaatcaaacattttcaattatGTTTTAACTATTTTCAAACAAGTTTGTATTGCTCCAAgacaaaaggtatcgatactttttgtaaaagtatcaataccttttACCAGGTATCAATAATTTTCCTTTGGTATCGTTGTAAACTAACTTTAAAGGTCACTGAATCAAGCATTAAATGCTAAAAGTATCGGTACTTGTAGAAAAAGTATAGATACCTTTTATTGCGGGTGAATTAAATAAACTAGTATTTTCATCCCAACGGCTCTATTCACTCTCACAACAACCACAACGATTAGAAATTAATTAGAGGGTAGAAATATCATCTTCTAAAGGTCCAACAAAATAAGAGACATATGAaaagcttaaagatcaatcaaaacaacctaagagcttaattctttcatacattttcttgtaaacacttgtgagctttcattgtattcatttaaCTCAAGTGTTCTTCTTTGTATTAGTGCTTATTGGCAAACATTCTAATCTTATAAGGATTATTTCTTAGTTTGCTTATTTGTTCTCTTTAAGTTGGGGTTaattcttaaggtttgggtagaaaccttaagggagtgCATCTTAAGATTTTGGGGCATAAATCTTAAGAGaattgtaaggttaaacattgtcctcaaagattactaaattagtgaatttgggaaaatcctttgTTGTGGTAAGCTAAGGTAGTAAAGTAGGCAATTGGGGCTGAACCACTACAAATCCTTGTATTCTTTGTTGCACAATTTTTATTGTTTTCACCACAACATCTCAAAGGCCAATTCAACTTCCCTATCTATGATCTCGAGTTGATCCTTTCGAGTTAACaccttaaaacaaaaaaaaaacccttatttttctttctcaataaaaataaaagtatgttgtaacaattatgtttattttaatattttttaatattaatttattttaaatacaatcCAATTATTTACATTATTTTGAGTATTTTTTAGGTTAGAATAAATGTAATCGATAAGGTAAGTGCCTCCAAccgatagaattttttttaatttagtattttgtttttattaattatatgtttaatgttatttgaAAACACGAATAAATGATATGTTAGTGATGAatgttattataattatatagtaattaccaaataatattaaatttacgtatttatttatttagatgaAATAATTATTGTAATATATATGCAGTAAATATGAGAAAAGgctcaaaaaaatattattatataaaggttt from Gossypium hirsutum isolate 1008001.06 chromosome D04, Gossypium_hirsutum_v2.1, whole genome shotgun sequence encodes:
- the LOC121216088 gene encoding NADH-ubiquinone oxidoreductase chain 6-like, which produces MILSILSSPALVSGLMVARAKNPVHSVLFPILVFRDTSSLLLLLGLDFSAMIFPVVHIGAIAVSFLFVVMMFHIQIAEIHEEVLRYLPVSGIIGLIFWWEMFFILDNETIPLLPTQRNTTSLRYTVYAVKVRSWTNLETLGNLLYTYYSVWFLVPSTIFKALSWGVSLLK